From the Macrobrachium nipponense isolate FS-2020 chromosome 9, ASM1510439v2, whole genome shotgun sequence genome, the window caaccagaccacctttacttcctaccttcgggatattgcccacaggtccttggacacctttccttgggacccatggtggctgcttaacaagttgtgtagcttacccagcacccgagcagacgAACAGCATATGCATCCTTGTTGTGACTGCAtaaatggacgagtgaaagagagtgtgactggcttctcttactccttctttccttcccctctacctgtgggcagagggctgtGGTCGTCACTGCgctgaacaggaagcagatgcaGGTAAGGTACAGGACCGAGCTCCAtcttatccctttcagtagggataggaggcgtttttatccaccactcccctacaAGGGGGGAGTGGAGGCaaccaacaagagacaaacccatgacttcattttggctcttgaagtagaactagttcttgtttgctatttataagaggtacacttgcctccctcttataaatttggtccagaggtctgaccattgatcctgtggtgcactcctcgatcagctgggcagagacTAGGATCCCTCCCTATGcttttacgaccagggagggaaccaggtcggacgaacaccagtctgttcataagactcagattccacccaccaataagtgagtcttcctattgttaaaggaccgatggtttgtatatgtattggaacaaatcacaatttgtcgaaaattgtattttttcctaactatgcaaacttgaggtcctttacacataattccacctcatgccacccctcactctgtgtttTTCCTGGGCCTCTTCGCCCAATCCGTCtagcgtagaggagggcgctagataccccgacattcaattgtattcggggtttccgttcgctcgggggtgggggggggaaacccctcctaatcacccgaNNNNNNNNNNNNNNNNNNNNNNNNNNNNNNNNNNNNNNNNNNNNNNNNNNNNNNNNNNNNNNNNNNNNNNNNNNNNNNNNNNNNNNNNNNNNNNNNNNNNNNNNNNNNNNNNNNNNNNNNNNNNNNNNNNNNNNNNNNNNNNNNNNNNNNNNNNNNNNNNNNNNNNNNNNNNNNNNNNNNNNNNNNNNNNNNNNNNNNNNNNNNNNNNNNNNNNNNNNNNNNNNNNNNNNNNNNNNNNNNNNNNNNNNNNNNNNNNNNNNNNNNNNNNNNNNNNNNNNNNNNNNNNNNNNNNNNNNNNNNNNNNNNNNNNNNNNNNNNNNNNNNNNNNNNNNNNNNNNNNNNNNNNNNNNNNNNNNNNNNNNNNNNNNNNNNNNNNNNNNNNNNNNNNNNNNNNNNNNNNNNNNNNNNNNNNNNNNNNNNNNNNNNNNNNNNNNNNNNNNNNNNNNNNNNNNNNNNNNNNNNNNNNNNNNNNNNNNNNNNNNNNNNNNNNNNNNNNNNNNGTAAAATGGAAGGAAGATATGAAtgaaggaggcacagtaaaaggaatgaaagggcatGCAGCAAGGGGCCAAAGGAACCCTGCAGAAAACTCATAGCACTGCATGAggagcactgatggcactaaccctgCCCACCCCTTCCCTGTTGCCTAGGTCAGATTAAGAAGAGTACGTATATAAGATAAGAGCCACCCATATAACTAGCCACATTACATTCTCTTGCTTTAAGCTCTATGGCATTTTTGTAATCGATACCAATGAAAACCTTGCGTAATAGGCCCACTTTTCCAGCTACTTAGCTGGTGATTTATAAATTGGGAAACTTTTAGATATGCAactcttcttattatttttggCATTTTTACCCACCCTTGAGCCGTGATTTCTCACCAAGGCCCAATCATTAGgcttaatattacatatataggcTATAGGCATGAAGGAGGATACAATAGCTTAAGGATCAAAGACACTAAAATtatgatacaggcagtccccggttctCGGTGGGGGTTCCACTCTGGGCGGGATGCTGAGCAACACTGCCATTAACCGatacttggtgatttatggcgttTACGGTGCCAATGACCGGTTAACAGCGCCTCTATTATGTGTTATGTCACCATAACTCTATtgttggcaccttatggcacagAAAACCGAAAGTTGGCCCATTACAGCGCCACACATCGATGATTTGATGGTGCTACACAAGCAACATAAAACCTgatgccattaaccgagtccaccgATAACCGGAGACCGCCTGTAGTATAAGCAGTCCGAAAAATATACGATTTAAGTGAACCTAGGGCAGGAAATTAAGGTATCACATATCTACCATTATAAACAGGCACAgcatattggtacggcagccgtatccctgactgcgatagatattggtacggcagtgaattgcgcatgcgtcaatttcagacttcctgccgtacaaattaATAGGTAAGTGTAGTGGGGATAcatcagattctgtcagtggtgccgtattgacATGCTGTAGGTATGGCAGTTTGctaattagggtaaaaaaccgcatggtacaggggtggaccatgtacgatcaatgtgtacaaccccaagaaaagtacattataacgcgtcctgacaccggagtagaggtctttagctccttttcccaccaacaagaagtcgcgtctgatgcccatctccgatgtcaggacgcgtcataatatactttttttggggttgtacacattgatcgtacatggtcgaaccctgtaccatgtggttttttaccctatgcagcagttgccgtacactgttgctaagagctataggtacggcactagaagatcagcgactctagtaataatagtcgaactgaattgtttcgctgaacatgttcaattcaaaatgtcaaagtgaagccccatactgtcatcaccaaagcatcAAAACATTttggcaatatatgaaaatataaaaaattacaataatacttacacatacttagattttgactatacatgaaaaataaaactaaactaatctatctgtgaacttcaaatcttctttgaatttcCTCTGATccatgtaataataaatacaacagcTTTCACTGGAAAACGGATGTCTACaagtttcaacgagctgaaaaaagcaatgGACGTCTACAAAGAgacaaacttccagaaattgtataacCGTAAGTCACGAACAATCGAATCGGTCCTGATAAGAGCCCCGATGAGATGCCAAGAAGACTTGAAgcagaaatcgtgctctgctgtattcatggtagtaaggaaaCCTACCAAAGTccgatcctctggtaaacggccaAATCAATTGTGAGgaatcatccaaatcaggtctatattaacatcatgtttcccatattggatgCTGCACTACCTTCAAATCTtttttgaatctcctcttcagaGCTCTTTTCAGCGCCGATTCAATCGTcttgacctacggatatacaatttctggaagtttgactcttcgtataCGCCTATTGCTTTTATCAGCTCATTGAAACCAGAAAACATCCGTTTTCAGTGAAAACTGGTGTATTATAACACGGTTCAGGTTGGTAGGTCGTCATTTTCTTACTGTCACCGATATGCCCGAGGCGGTAAACAAAGGTTCGCGTATGCGCAATTCGCAgccataccaatatctatcgcaatcaggcatatggctgccgtaccaatatccagttcgttatAAATAACTCAGCCTACGCTACAATTCAGTAAGAATGCAGAGGTCGGCAATAGCCTAGCCTCAAAGTGACGTGACCAAATCGTACGAACCTGGCGTGGGTGACGGCGGTTTACCGTCCGGAGGTGTTGGCAGTGACGAAGCTCCAGTCTGGCTCTGATTCTCAAGGTtagttcgagcgaggaaaggcaCAGGTAATGTCGCCATGGTTTGGTAGATCATGGCAGGCACAGACTGCAGCATTGGCAGAAGAGGTATTCGCATGTTAACGTACAGCGTGGCGACGACGACAAAGAAAACAACTAAAAGAACTAAAAGTAAAAGGGGGATGGAGTAATGCCACGTACTTTCGTCACCGGGCGAGTGATCGAGTGGAGAACTACTACTTTCACCGAGGTGTCTACCGTTGGCCACTCTCATCCCCTCGTGGTTCGACCCCGGGGGACTCGTCTGCGTCACGACGGACTCGGCCGCACCAAAACTCTTTCCGCCGACGTCCCGCCCCTCTTCACTACACTCGTCCTCGTCGTGCCGTCTCCCGTTCTCCAAATAACTGTGCctgacttttctttttctaaagTAATTAGTATCACCGCCCTTTAATAAACCTAGATGGTccgaaggggaggaggaggaggttgaggtggaggaaggggcggaggtggaggaggaggacatcCCCGATTTGTGATTCTTGTAAAAACTTTGGATACTGAACGAGCCATTGTTCGACACTGCACTGTTTTCCCTATCGTgacacgaggaggaggaggaggaggaggaggctgtctTGGAGAGGTCGACGGCAGCGGCGGCGTCGTCGGCCAAATCCGAGTCGGACCCGGTGTCGTAGTCGTCGTGGATTTTGGCCCTGGGGCTGATGCCCGTCCTGGCACTCACCGCCGggtaaaaggaggaggagggcagTCTCGTTCTTAGGGCCAGGgggtcctccttctcctcctccacctcctcactGTGAACGGAGGAGGAACCGGCCAACCTCCTCGTCGCCAACAACGAcgagatattatttttttcactctgACGACCCCCGAGGTGAGGTCGACTGCGGCCACTTCCTAAGGGGAGGTCGTCCAGGTCGGGGTCGGTCGACCTCACACTCGCGAATCGTCGGACACTGTTGCGAtgatcactactactactaccactaccactattCCCGTTCAGGCCCGAGGAGGAGGGGGCGCCGTTTCTGTCACTGACGGGGGTCTCCGCCCCACTTTTGGCCGAGTCCCTCCGGCTCCTGGAGAAGCGGCTGCTGGGGCGGCCCGAAATCGGGTGGAGGAGGAgggtcgaggaggaggaggactcgtCGTCTTCGTCCTCGTCCGAACTGAATGTGTGCAGTCTTCTATTGGCGGATTTCGCGGCCGTTCTATTCAGCGCGGGACTCTTTTTCTGGTTCGCGATGGCGTGGTTTAATTTCTTcaccaaaatatctctcgtggtgGCCGTGACAGGCGACGTGATGCCGTATTGTCTCAGTTTTTGACGCAGGTCGTCGTCAGTTAGCGATTTCAGCGACGCCATGTTTACGAACCATCACAAAGGCAGTGTTGCCAGACGACCGCCTCCTCGCAACGCCGACTCGGCGGCGGACTCGCGCGCCACACCGATTTCTAATCCGCTAcagaattaaaacagaaaaaatatatatcaattaataataataagtgccgTCGGCCATCGTTTGTCTGTCTCGTGGCTTCCGAAGTttctaacacacacactctctctcttgttctgtctATTTCTAATctgcttaaaaataaaaactaaactaaacgcCGTCGGCGATCGTCTGTCTGACTGGTGGCTTCCAAAAGTCGCTATCATAGATCTCTGATCCTTCctacactcctctctctctctcctctctcctctctcatcctctctctctctctctctctctctctctctctctctctctctctctctctctccctgctcttGTCTCCCGACTGTTTTCGAGGAAAAGGCAGACTAAATATGGTCGGTTatgtcaaagaaaaaaattaaaaagttttcttaTATAATGAGGTTGAGTTGTGCGACAACTCTTGGATGTTCGTTCGTATCGTCGTATGAGATATATCATCTGGTAAAACCGCCACCATCCACCACCACCAGCACCTGCATTGCATTTGAGTTGCTTGCATAATTAATGTATTAGGGTTTGGCTCTATGCACAATGATACGGCAATTGCAGGGTATACTTTCTGATTGGGAGCTTATTTGCTTGGTTTTATCATcagcattatttttttcataagaatGATATTTGCAGTCGACAGTGATTGCATTTAAATGCACCGACTGGCTCACTGTACGTATCAATATCCAAATAAACTGGCTCCGGTAAAGTTGGGGCCGTTAAATCCTGTAATACTTTTATTTCTAAAATCATTTCGTACAAGTGAAGACGTGGGCACAGTCAGGTTTGTGGTTTCTCTTACAAATACAACGAGTTAAAAGCAGCCATTTATCTTTTCCGGTTGTCTGGCAATAATACATCTAAGTGGCTGTTTAATCCAGCAAGGCTCCTCAATTATTGCAACGTCTCACTCTcacaagaactttttttttttcctcgtctgGCGGGTTACTCACTTTCTGGGTCAAATCATCATGCAATAAATAAGAATTGCTGATCGCATAGGCTTACCAATACCGCTACGTTCTAGGACTTAGAGAAGAACCTTATTCATTAACGTAATGTGAATGCTTTTACTTTTATATCTAACCACTTGCTTTGGTTCCTGTACGAAAATCAAAGCAGATGATTAAATCATGATTTAGTTAATGGCAACTGTTTAGAACAGATGCGCTGCTTATTTGAGTTCGCACTAATTTCTTAGAATTACAGCAATTAATTGCtaatgtataaaacaaaaaacgGATTGTTTACGAATTCAATCAATCTCTTCCTAAGCTTCAAGTCAGCTCAGTGTTGTGCCTGCAACTCCGATGATGGTGGAAGAATCTATTGGAATTCGTAATGAGATCTATCATATTTTCCGAGAAGTTATTTATAGGTACCGTCTTTACAGTAAATACATAATAGCTAGTTAGACACTGAGCATGCACGGATCTTCAACTCATGTCAAAATGAACTAATATATTAACACATTATTGATAGAAGGAGAGTGTGATATATTAACGGATAGGAAATGTTTTCATACACGAAAATACAAGTcatgaaaaacataaatatatcttcATAACTTACTAAATTTAGAAAATGTTATGTCTTCACTCCGTAGACAATTGTTTTTCAGAAAATACTCATGACCAAAGAAATGAATTAATAGACTAAGAAATACTACTAAAACTAGCACTACTACtaataccataataataatgataataataaccacaGTATCAACAAGGAAATTGGCCTGCTAGAAGAACATTCCCATTGACGTAACATAATGAAACCTCTTCAAAATGTTCCAGCGTAGGATCTGAAACAGTTTTCAAATTAACCCATCTGTACAACGATAAGTTGCAAATGTGACACATTTATGAGATCAAAGTATACAGGAAATGTGCGCAGACAAAGAAGGTATTcagaaataacgaaaaaaataatgtatatagaacTTAAATGTCCATGTGACCTTGGATCAATACAGAATCCAAAGatgctttattcttttatcaaTATATCTGAGATTGTTTTAGCTgtaatatgaacaaataaaaaaatgcgatgaaGTTTCTCctgcgcaatagagttttctgtacaacgtataatgctgtgtaaAAACCATCAGCTATATGACCGGTAGCGCTCCAGTTGtttcccagatgcggtagagttgTGGTACGTCCCAcacctccggaaagcgctgccagatgcacgatagatggctaactttaacctcaaataaaatacaaactactgaggctagagggtggcAATTTGGGGagtttgattattggagggtagatgatcaacatgccaacttgcagctctctagctttgatagtttttttttttttttagaaaactaaaaatgactcGGTAGTACCACAGAGTTTTCAGCTTCCCAGACCTCCGTTTGATGAGTTTTAGTCACGTTTTAGGGAACGAAGGAACCAAGGAATGTGGTACCAATGTAGTTTGAACATTTAAATTCGAGAAAAGCTAGGAAGCCTCTTGATACAAGCAACATTAGGCATAAATATGGCAACGGGCCACTGGGACTCTCTCCATAACAAGAGTCTGTAACGTCTTTCGAAGCTTCAGGAAACAAAAGGGACCTagtcagagaaatttgttacATTTCACTTTCTGGTCTGAGAAATACAatgttacttttcatttttcagaaattttgttttctatacatatactatatatatatatatatatatatatatatatatatatatatatatatatatatatatattgtactcatAAAGTAAGAGAAATTGTGCAAGTGTTGTCTACAAAAGGTTGATGACACATGTGCACTGATTTGTTAACGAAACTTCTGAAAGGGAGgctatgtatctatatgtatgtacgtatgcatatatatatatatatatatatatatatatatatatatatatataatatatatatacaatgtttttAACACtgatatataaacagagagaagaagaagaagagagagaacgcGTCATGCATGTCACCAAGGGAGCAACCCAGCCAGCAGCTACCTCTTGCACATCAGCCTATGATGACTCACTCACCCGACTACCTAATACCTATCGTCGAGACGAGCCAAGGATGACGAAGTATCGATGATTGATATTGAGTTTGACGCCAATTCCTCCAGTCTGGAGTTACTGACGTCACGCTCATGTACAGGAGAAacgatttattttccttttttttttttttacttctcgaGTGATTCTTGATGGGGAAGGGGCGGTTCATAGGGCGATCAGGATGAAATTAAACACTTTTAATTAAAAGTGTTATAAACGCAGGTAAACGCGTCTTAAAGATTCAGATGGTTGTGTCATGCACCTATATGGGAGATTCTCGGTCTCTTTTTAGATTACCTCAGTTGTTCAGGGCAATGAGCccctttcaaattttctattCAATAATATGTACCTATAGTTACCATATTTTCGTCAACCAAAGACAGTGCAAAAGGAATCTATATTCACTATGACGGGTTCCAAACCTCACGATAAAGAAACATTTAGTACTATATCGTGCCAAACCTATCTACACTTTTATATTTTCCTCCTCCTAATTCTGTTAGACGGGTCACAAGTTTATCTGgaaagacgatttttattatttttattttatttatttatttatttatttatttatttatttatttatttatttatttatttatttatttatttattttttgctaataaTTTTTTGCTTCCAATTCTGTTAGGCCTATTTGCTCTGACGGGTCCAAAGTCTATTTGCAAACACGATTTTTCGCTGTCAATTAACCTTACTGAACATTGGAACATTGTCGGGTGACTGACTGCTTGTCCTGAACATCCTGGGACATATTTCTGACttgctttaaaattatattattgcaACTATTTCTGTTAACTAAGGTAAATTATAGACTGTTTTAGCATGATGACCAGGTGTTGCCTCGTGTAACGGCTGTTGAAAAAAGCTAAAACACACCCTCACTCAAGAATGATCTCATGTATTTTCTGTGCTTTATTTTCCACAAATCTCCAATCATCTCCAGCCTCTCTTAGTGGCCACAAGGAAACCCAGCTGACTCTCTTACGGACTGCTCTTACaggcacggtctaggtatattaggGGTGGCGCGAAGGACACCTCCCAGCCATCTCCAACTCCATTGCCATACTTCCGTTATAGGTGCGCTGTTCTGCGACAATAAgatcataagtatgtttttggtGTTACATTTCAATTCGCGTTTTGAAACAGATGGGTTTCCGTTCGCAATGCACTTCCGAAAAGATCAATGAACGATCTAATCTGTCTATTCTTATGTCATTTTCGATATGCGAAAAGTACGAGTATATGAGTGGAGAAGTGGTTGTGTAACGGGGTTATAATGCGTTGGTTACGAGACATTTGTGTTAGTTCATGTAGTGGgtcctggaataataataataataataataataataataataataataataataataataataataataataataataataataataataataatagaaaaatgtgccttagtcaacatacaaaagggtaaagtaacaaggactgaagggataaagctaccagatgggagcaacatcaaacacatagatgagac encodes:
- the LOC135218472 gene encoding uncharacterized protein LOC135218472; its protein translation is MASLKSLTDDDLRQKLRQYGITSPVTATTRDILVKKLNHAIANQKKSPALNRTAAKSANRRLHTFSSDEDEDDESSSSSTLLLHPISGRPSSRFSRSRRDSAKSGAETPVSDRNGAPSSSGLNGNSGSGSSSSDHRNSVRRFASVRSTDPDLDDLPLGSGRSRPHLGGRQSEKNNISSLLATRRLAGSSSVHSEEVEEEKEDPLALRTRLPSSSFYPAVSARTGISPRAKIHDDYDTGSDSDLADDAAAAVDLSKTASSSSSSSSCHDRENSAVSNNGSFSIQSFYKNHKSGMSSSSTSAPSSTSTSSSSPSDHLGLLKGGDTNYFRKRKVRHSYLENGRRHDEDECSEEGRDVGGKSFGAAESVVTQTSPPGSNHEGMRVANGRHLGESSSSPLDHSPGDESTWHYSIPLLLLVLLVVFFVVVATLYVNMRIPLLPMLQSVPAMIYQTMATLPVPFLARTNLENQSQTGASSLPTPPDGKPPSPTPENRMPLCSNGSKTACLTVQEMSAFKQIAGRLEDVVLPMLQQQEGQYQCGESSVRYISVRDMQSLLQDANIISQNESNDGVIALGKLVEMNRHWGMEAVKEGEALLGISLVSPPTHIFCHIRTAIYNFLNLIIGLVLVIGACWLTFTYVKYHRRKKELEKQQVLETVEQILETLGGLARPGGKDYVAVNHVRDSLIGPRDRKAKQDIWKKAVTFIDNYESRIRREIQSVGGEDCEIWRWTSGVPFTPNTSGLDGASGRPPAKMWQGQAFESLETTHNLPNVSPTSCLKIRNMFDCDVEFGESWTSRIQDSILEKCEGISIVHIAVDRGSREGCVYLKCASLSEAGKAFRALHGWWYDGNLVTVKFLRDERYHHRFPNARHATRWLRPSNNKRLSLQVPTRQSDSVEHP